A genomic segment from Alteribacillus bidgolensis encodes:
- a CDS encoding Na(+)/H(+) antiporter subunit C: MEILMSILAGILFMAGTYMVLSKNMIRIIIGTAIISHGAHVLLLTMAGLKTGAPPLLGLKASTYTDPLPQALILTAIVISFGVTSFFIVLGYRAYKETGTDDTEKLRGTDSYD; this comes from the coding sequence ATGGAAATCTTAATGTCAATTCTAGCCGGCATTTTGTTTATGGCCGGTACATATATGGTATTATCGAAAAACATGATTCGCATTATTATCGGAACAGCCATTATCAGTCATGGAGCGCATGTTCTCCTTTTAACAATGGCCGGTCTAAAAACAGGGGCGCCTCCTCTTCTTGGCCTAAAAGCTTCTACTTATACGGACCCGCTACCTCAAGCATTGATTTTAACGGCCATTGTAATAAGCTTTGGTGTAACATCTTTTTTTATTGTTCTTGGTTACAGAGCTTATAAGGAAACAGGAACAGATGACACCGAAAAATTGAGAGGAACTGATTCGTATGACTAA
- a CDS encoding Na(+)/H(+) antiporter subunit B, whose amino-acid sequence MKSNDVILQTTTKVVLFIILAFSVFIFFNGHHEPGGGFIGGLMTASAIVLLMLAYDLEMVKRILPFDFKVVTAAGLLVAIGTGLGSFLFGVPFLSQTFDYFTFPVLGELELATALLFDIGVYLVVVGVTLTIIQTIGEDQ is encoded by the coding sequence GTGAAATCTAACGACGTTATCTTACAAACAACAACAAAAGTAGTGTTATTTATTATCCTCGCTTTTTCAGTGTTTATATTTTTTAACGGACACCATGAACCAGGCGGCGGCTTTATAGGCGGGTTGATGACTGCATCGGCCATCGTTTTATTAATGCTTGCTTACGATTTGGAGATGGTAAAAAGAATACTTCCATTTGACTTCAAAGTCGTTACAGCTGCTGGCCTTCTTGTAGCTATTGGGACAGGTTTAGGATCGTTTCTATTCGGTGTTCCTTTTTTGTCCCAAACGTTTGACTATTTTACTTTCCCAGTGTTGGGGGAGCTTGAACTTGCTACCGCTTTATTATTCGATATTGGTGTCTACCTTGTAGTAGTTGGCGTAACCCTCACTATTATTCAAACAATAGGAGAGGATCAATAA
- a CDS encoding Na+/H+ antiporter subunit A, translated as MLTALHFAIIAPFIAAVFVPFLYKKFSYIHTGWFVLAVPTLLFLYFLQYLPITANKQTVTAVADWVPSLGIHFTAHVDGLGLLFALLITGIGMLVVLYSIYYLSKEKEALYNFYTFLLMFMGAMLGVVLSDNLIVLYTFWEITSLSSFLLISYWYEREKSRYGALKSMLITVMGGFAMLVGFVMLYSMTGTFSIQEIIASANDITSHNLFIPAMLVILLGAFTKSAQFPFHIWLPDAMEAPTPVSAYLHSATMVKAGIYLVARLSPVFAISGEWLWLVAGFGLTTLFWGSFSAVRQTDLKGILAFSTVSQLGMILSMLGVGAAAIHFDSMEDNLYVGATTAALFHLINHATFKGSLFMMVGIVDHETGTRDIRRLGGLMTVMPITFTIAVIGSFSMAGLPPFNGFLSKEMFFTAMVDITSFHLFNIDNIGIVFPVVAWIASIFTFIYSMMLVFKTFTGKMQPEKLDTKPHEAPFGMLLSPIVLISLVIVFGFFPNILSYSVIEPAMASILPSLLGEGEQFYVDIYFWHGWTIELFMTMGVIGIGTLLYLSLRKWVAMYQVFPDSLTLNHVYDQTVVGVERMSSRLTGSYMTGFIRDYLLYIFSFFAAALVFVLFNKNAFSIQADLAPISVYEVILAIVLVSTAFVVMFTKSRLKAIIGLGVLGYTIALFFVIFRAPDLALTQLIIETVSVALFLLCFYHLPHISKELEKVRFRLGNLIISIAVGVTVTLIGITANSSRLFESISGFFPEASYDEAGGKNMVNVILVDFRGFDTLLEILVLGIAAIGIYTMIKLRLAGRNEL; from the coding sequence ATGTTAACTGCTTTACATTTTGCAATTATTGCCCCATTCATTGCGGCTGTATTCGTTCCATTTCTTTATAAAAAATTCTCTTATATACATACTGGTTGGTTTGTGTTAGCAGTACCTACACTGTTATTTCTTTATTTTCTGCAATATTTACCGATTACAGCAAACAAACAAACAGTTACTGCCGTTGCGGATTGGGTTCCATCACTAGGTATCCATTTTACTGCACACGTAGACGGCCTGGGACTATTATTTGCTCTTTTAATTACGGGAATTGGAATGCTCGTTGTTTTATATTCCATCTATTACCTTTCTAAAGAAAAAGAAGCATTGTACAACTTTTACACTTTTTTATTAATGTTTATGGGGGCGATGTTAGGAGTTGTATTATCAGACAATTTGATTGTTCTTTACACCTTTTGGGAAATTACAAGCTTATCGTCCTTTTTACTTATCTCTTATTGGTATGAAAGAGAAAAATCGCGCTATGGCGCCTTAAAATCTATGCTCATAACCGTAATGGGCGGTTTTGCTATGCTTGTTGGATTTGTTATGTTGTACAGCATGACGGGTACGTTCAGCATTCAGGAAATCATCGCTTCTGCTAACGATATCACCTCTCATAACTTATTTATTCCAGCAATGCTTGTAATATTGTTAGGGGCATTCACTAAATCGGCCCAGTTTCCATTTCATATATGGCTTCCCGATGCAATGGAAGCACCTACACCTGTTAGTGCTTATTTGCACTCTGCTACGATGGTAAAAGCAGGAATTTATTTAGTTGCACGTCTAAGTCCTGTTTTTGCAATTAGTGGAGAATGGCTGTGGCTGGTAGCAGGTTTTGGGTTAACGACCCTGTTTTGGGGCTCATTTTCTGCTGTTAGGCAAACGGATTTAAAAGGAATTCTCGCTTTTTCTACTGTTAGTCAGCTAGGAATGATTCTGTCTATGTTAGGGGTAGGTGCAGCCGCTATTCATTTCGACAGTATGGAAGATAATTTATATGTCGGAGCAACTACTGCAGCTCTTTTTCATTTAATTAACCACGCCACGTTTAAAGGCAGTCTTTTTATGATGGTTGGTATTGTGGATCATGAAACCGGGACAAGAGACATACGACGTTTAGGCGGGCTTATGACAGTCATGCCGATTACATTTACTATTGCAGTAATCGGCAGCTTTTCCATGGCCGGACTCCCTCCGTTTAATGGATTTTTAAGTAAAGAAATGTTTTTCACAGCTATGGTGGATATTACGTCTTTTCATTTATTCAACATTGATAATATAGGCATTGTATTTCCAGTTGTTGCCTGGATAGCAAGCATATTCACATTTATTTATAGTATGATGCTTGTTTTCAAAACATTTACTGGCAAGATGCAGCCAGAAAAGCTTGATACAAAGCCGCATGAAGCACCTTTTGGGATGTTGTTATCCCCTATTGTGTTAATTTCATTGGTGATTGTTTTCGGCTTCTTCCCAAATATTTTATCCTATTCCGTTATAGAACCTGCTATGGCGTCTATCCTTCCGTCCTTATTAGGAGAAGGAGAGCAATTCTATGTAGACATATATTTCTGGCACGGCTGGACCATTGAATTGTTTATGACTATGGGAGTAATCGGCATTGGTACACTTCTTTATTTAAGCTTAAGAAAATGGGTAGCAATGTACCAAGTTTTTCCCGATTCACTTACATTAAATCATGTTTACGACCAAACGGTTGTTGGTGTGGAAAGAATGTCCAGTCGTTTAACAGGCTCTTATATGACCGGTTTTATACGAGACTACTTACTCTATATTTTTTCATTTTTTGCTGCTGCGCTCGTTTTCGTTTTGTTTAACAAAAACGCATTTTCAATACAAGCAGATTTAGCTCCAATCAGCGTATATGAAGTTATATTAGCCATCGTGCTTGTAAGTACAGCTTTTGTTGTTATGTTTACGAAATCCCGTTTAAAAGCAATTATCGGTTTAGGGGTTTTAGGGTATACAATTGCACTGTTTTTCGTTATTTTCCGTGCGCCGGACCTTGCTTTAACTCAGCTGATCATTGAAACAGTGTCAGTAGCATTGTTCTTGCTTTGTTTTTATCATCTGCCTCATATTTCAAAAGAATTGGAAAAAGTTCGTTTTCGTCTAGGAAACCTTATCATCTCAATAGCTGTGGGTGTAACAGTCACACTAATCGGTATAACGGCCAATAGCAGCCGGTTGTTTGAATCGATTTCCGGCTTTTTTCCGGAAGCCAGTTATGATGAAGCAGGCGGGAAGAATATGGTTAATGTCATTCTTGTGGATTTTCGAGGTTTTGATACGCTGCTTGAAATTTTAGTACTTGGAATAGCAGCTATCGGTATTTATACGATGATTAAATTACGATTAGCGGGGAGGAATGAGTTGTGA
- a CDS encoding sporulation histidine kinase inhibitor Sda, which produces MRQLSDELLIEAYEKAIGLDLNKDFIYLIEEEMKRRSLLEQIKHQISISR; this is translated from the coding sequence ATGAGGCAACTATCGGATGAGTTGTTAATTGAAGCTTATGAAAAAGCCATTGGTTTAGATTTAAATAAAGATTTTATTTATCTAATAGAGGAAGAAATGAAAAGACGTTCATTATTAGAACAAATAAAGCACCAAATATCTATTTCGCGATAG
- a CDS encoding YqeG family HAD IIIA-type phosphatase produces the protein MKYFMPNEYIPSVFDLNLEDLHERKIKGIITDLDNTLVEWDRPEATPELLDWMYFVKQQGFQVTIVSNNNKARVSTFSEPTGIKFIHSAKKPMGRAFRKACKQMGLKKSEVVVIGDQVMTDVFGGNRAGFYTILVVPVAESDGAFTKINRKVERRVLKRLKEKGLIQWEESN, from the coding sequence CTGAAGTATTTTATGCCAAATGAATATATACCTTCTGTTTTTGACTTAAACCTTGAAGATCTCCACGAACGGAAAATAAAAGGAATTATTACTGATTTAGATAATACTTTAGTGGAATGGGATCGTCCAGAAGCGACTCCCGAACTGCTCGACTGGATGTACTTTGTAAAGCAGCAGGGATTTCAAGTTACTATCGTATCTAATAATAATAAAGCAAGAGTGAGTACTTTTTCAGAACCAACTGGTATTAAATTTATCCATTCCGCTAAAAAACCTATGGGCAGGGCATTTAGAAAAGCCTGTAAACAAATGGGATTAAAAAAGAGTGAAGTGGTCGTCATAGGAGATCAAGTGATGACGGACGTGTTTGGAGGCAATCGGGCAGGATTTTATACTATTCTCGTTGTACCTGTAGCTGAATCAGACGGTGCTTTTACTAAAATAAATCGAAAAGTGGAAAGAAGAGTGCTTAAAAGATTAAAAGAAAAAGGGCTTATACAATGGGAGGAATCAAATTGA
- the yqeH gene encoding ribosome biogenesis GTPase YqeH: MGGIKLNEEDTLICAGCGADIQTADPAKTGYVPSSALKRNTIICQRCFRLKHYNEVQDIPLESKDFTNKLHELGKRDALIVKIVDVFDFEGSWIPGFQRYIGKNDVLLLVNKTDLLPKSVNKNKLKDWIKRTAKEHGLRAKEVLFISAEKNSGIKEAASLMDDLREGKDVYITGCTNVGKSTFINSLIQEFGGDDEQLITTSYFPGTTLDMIDLPLDDGSRLYDTPGIINNKQMAHYVTNKELKQLMPAKEIKPRIYQLNEKQTLLIAGLARIDFSQGSPNSFVAYFANDLLIHRTKQEKAGQIYREHAGEFLNPPGKESLKDMPAFVKHSFTVKKGKTDIVISGLGWITVIEPKAEIEVYAPKGVGVSLREAVI, from the coding sequence ATGGGAGGAATCAAATTGAATGAAGAAGATACGCTAATATGTGCAGGCTGTGGAGCGGATATTCAAACAGCAGACCCAGCAAAAACCGGATACGTACCATCATCTGCACTTAAACGAAACACTATTATATGTCAACGTTGTTTTCGGTTAAAGCATTATAATGAAGTACAAGATATTCCTCTTGAAAGCAAGGACTTTACAAACAAGTTGCATGAGCTTGGGAAAAGAGATGCCCTTATTGTTAAAATAGTGGATGTATTTGATTTTGAAGGCAGTTGGATTCCAGGTTTTCAACGTTATATTGGAAAAAATGATGTATTGCTGCTCGTTAATAAAACGGATTTACTTCCAAAATCGGTAAATAAAAACAAATTAAAAGATTGGATCAAGAGAACGGCGAAAGAACATGGTCTAAGAGCAAAAGAGGTTCTATTTATTAGTGCAGAAAAAAACAGTGGTATAAAAGAAGCAGCTTCGCTGATGGATGACCTGCGTGAGGGCAAAGATGTTTATATTACAGGCTGTACAAATGTTGGAAAATCAACCTTTATAAATAGCTTGATTCAAGAATTCGGAGGAGATGATGAACAATTAATCACCACTTCCTATTTTCCAGGAACTACTTTAGATATGATCGATTTACCTCTAGATGATGGAAGCAGACTATATGATACACCAGGAATCATAAACAATAAACAAATGGCTCATTATGTTACGAATAAAGAATTGAAGCAATTAATGCCTGCAAAAGAAATAAAACCGAGGATTTATCAATTAAATGAAAAACAGACTTTATTAATTGCAGGTTTAGCAAGAATAGATTTTTCACAAGGTAGCCCAAATTCATTTGTAGCTTATTTTGCTAATGATCTGCTTATTCATCGGACAAAACAGGAAAAAGCGGGTCAGATTTATAGAGAGCATGCCGGTGAGTTTTTAAATCCTCCTGGAAAAGAATCATTAAAGGATATGCCGGCGTTTGTAAAACATTCATTTACTGTAAAAAAAGGGAAAACAGATATAGTTATATCTGGATTAGGCTGGATTACTGTCATAGAACCTAAAGCAGAAATAGAAGTATATGCTCCTAAAGGAGTTGGAGTATCGTTAAGAGAGGCGGTTATTTAA
- the aroE gene encoding shikimate dehydrogenase has translation MGNNVLKAEKLFGLLGHPVGHSMSPAMHNDQFEKQGLPYFYHAFDVDPRDLKEAVEGMRALGISGFNVTVPHKVEIMSYLDEIDEEAQIIGAVNTVVNKKGRWIGYNTDGKGYVQSLLTKTGKGLHDYNILVIGAGGASRAVVTSLYKYGVQSLAITNRTISKAENIRKNLGHEIEILEKEKAEIKTGEYDLIINTTSMGMSPHVNTIPWKTDVLKQGCLCSDLIYNPLKTTWLKEAEGQGADTLNGVGMFVGQGAVAFELWTGIWPDIERMSEVVLEQLRRK, from the coding sequence ATGGGGAATAACGTATTAAAAGCAGAAAAACTTTTTGGATTGTTAGGACATCCTGTTGGACATTCTATGTCTCCGGCAATGCATAACGATCAATTTGAAAAACAGGGGCTTCCTTATTTTTATCATGCATTCGATGTTGACCCCAGAGATCTCAAGGAAGCGGTAGAGGGTATGAGAGCTCTTGGTATCTCAGGTTTTAATGTAACAGTGCCCCATAAAGTAGAAATAATGTCATATTTAGATGAAATTGATGAAGAAGCCCAAATCATAGGAGCAGTTAATACCGTTGTCAATAAGAAAGGCAGATGGATTGGGTATAATACTGATGGTAAAGGCTACGTTCAGTCCCTTCTTACCAAAACAGGCAAAGGATTACATGATTATAATATACTCGTTATTGGTGCAGGAGGAGCTAGCCGTGCCGTTGTAACTTCTCTTTACAAATATGGAGTACAGAGTTTAGCTATAACTAATAGGACCATTTCAAAAGCAGAAAATATACGCAAAAATCTAGGCCATGAAATCGAAATTCTAGAAAAAGAAAAAGCAGAAATTAAAACGGGAGAGTATGATCTAATTATAAACACAACTTCAATGGGAATGTCTCCACATGTAAACACCATCCCTTGGAAAACAGATGTATTAAAGCAAGGATGTTTATGCAGTGACTTAATATACAATCCATTAAAAACAACTTGGTTAAAAGAAGCGGAAGGCCAAGGTGCTGATACGTTGAACGGAGTTGGCATGTTTGTTGGTCAAGGAGCTGTTGCTTTTGAATTATGGACTGGTATTTGGCCTGATATAGAACGTATGTCTGAGGTTGTACTTGAACAGCTTAGGAGGAAATAA
- the yhbY gene encoding ribosome assembly RNA-binding protein YhbY, with amino-acid sequence MLTGKQKRYLRSKAHSLKPVFQVGKAGVNENLIKQTEDVLEARELIKINILQNCAEDKDSIANELSGGADAEVVQIIGNTIVLYKESVENKKIELP; translated from the coding sequence ATGTTAACTGGAAAACAGAAACGTTATTTACGAAGCAAAGCACACTCATTGAAACCGGTTTTTCAAGTAGGGAAAGCAGGAGTAAATGAAAATTTAATTAAACAAACAGAGGACGTATTAGAGGCTAGAGAGTTAATAAAAATAAATATCCTTCAAAATTGCGCAGAAGATAAAGATTCTATAGCCAATGAACTTTCTGGTGGTGCTGACGCCGAAGTGGTGCAAATTATTGGGAATACGATAGTTTTATATAAAGAATCTGTGGAAAATAAAAAAATAGAATTACCATAA
- a CDS encoding nicotinate-nucleotide adenylyltransferase: MKTKIGLLGGTFDPPHTAHLIIAQEALTALRLDEVWFIPVHTPPHKTREKMADPYERFEMTNKAIKGNKCFQVSAIELERKGPSYTVETVKTLKEMTEDTEFYFIIGGDMAEQLENWKSIDELKRMVTFVVAQRPGYETPQNKNASIMHIKVPQMELSSTLIRERRYQGKSIRYYVPEEVWEYIEERNLYG, from the coding sequence ATGAAGACTAAAATAGGCCTCTTAGGCGGCACATTTGACCCTCCTCATACTGCTCATCTCATTATTGCTCAAGAAGCTCTTACCGCATTGCGGCTGGATGAAGTGTGGTTTATTCCAGTTCACACCCCGCCGCATAAAACAAGAGAAAAAATGGCTGATCCTTATGAAAGGTTTGAAATGACGAATAAAGCAATTAAAGGCAATAAATGCTTTCAAGTTTCGGCCATTGAATTAGAAAGAAAAGGACCTTCATATACAGTCGAAACGGTAAAAACTTTAAAAGAAATGACAGAAGATACGGAGTTTTATTTTATTATCGGCGGTGATATGGCAGAACAACTAGAAAATTGGAAGAGTATCGATGAACTAAAGAGGATGGTCACCTTTGTCGTTGCACAACGCCCTGGTTATGAGACTCCGCAAAATAAAAATGCTAGTATAATGCATATAAAAGTACCTCAAATGGAACTTTCTTCAACGTTAATTAGAGAAAGACGTTATCAAGGTAAAAGCATTCGTTATTACGTACCAGAGGAAGTATGGGAATATATTGAGGAGAGAAATCTCTATGGATAA
- the yqeK gene encoding bis(5'-nucleosyl)-tetraphosphatase (symmetrical) YqeK translates to MDKNKALDKVKPHLTEHRYIHTLGVTEKAVELADKTGIDRKQAELAAIFHDYAKFRSKEEMRGIIRKQEWDKNFINYGDELLHAPAGAFLVNKEIGIEDEEILSAIFWHTTGKAKMNTLEKILFLADYIEPNRIFPGVDEVRKTAEKNIDHAIVMALRNTIVFLMKKNQRVFPQTLYAYNDMIEKIKNQSNIGG, encoded by the coding sequence ATGGATAAAAATAAAGCATTAGATAAAGTAAAACCACATTTAACTGAACATCGTTATATTCATACATTAGGTGTAACAGAAAAAGCAGTAGAGCTTGCTGATAAAACAGGTATTGATAGAAAGCAAGCGGAGTTGGCTGCGATATTCCACGACTATGCAAAATTTCGTTCTAAAGAGGAAATGAGAGGTATCATACGCAAACAAGAATGGGATAAGAATTTTATTAACTATGGAGACGAATTATTGCATGCTCCAGCAGGTGCTTTCTTAGTAAATAAAGAAATTGGAATCGAGGATGAAGAGATATTATCCGCTATTTTTTGGCATACTACAGGGAAAGCAAAGATGAATACACTCGAAAAAATTCTTTTTTTGGCAGATTATATAGAACCGAATCGAATTTTTCCTGGAGTGGATGAAGTAAGAAAAACTGCTGAAAAAAACATTGATCATGCTATTGTTATGGCTCTTCGCAATACTATTGTATTTCTTATGAAAAAAAATCAGCGTGTATTTCCTCAAACTCTTTATGCTTATAATGACATGATTGAAAAAATAAAAAATCAATCCAATATAGGAGGATGA
- the rsfS gene encoding ribosome silencing factor — MQGEALLELAARAADEKKAEHIAALDMRGISLIADYFLIAHGNSYKQVQAIAREIKKKAQEEEQEVKRLEGFDEAKWILIDLGDVIVHIFHKDERHYYNLEKLWGDASHVELDTVLS, encoded by the coding sequence ATGCAAGGAGAAGCTTTATTAGAGCTTGCAGCAAGAGCTGCAGATGAAAAAAAAGCGGAGCACATAGCAGCTCTTGACATGAGGGGTATTTCTCTTATTGCTGATTATTTCTTGATAGCTCATGGGAATTCTTATAAACAGGTACAGGCCATTGCCCGGGAAATAAAAAAGAAAGCTCAAGAAGAGGAGCAGGAGGTAAAACGGCTAGAAGGCTTTGATGAAGCGAAATGGATTTTAATAGACTTAGGAGATGTTATTGTCCATATTTTTCATAAGGATGAACGGCATTACTATAATCTTGAAAAATTATGGGGCGATGCCTCTCATGTCGAACTTGACACAGTTTTGTCTTAA
- a CDS encoding class I SAM-dependent DNA methyltransferase, protein MKAYSSFASVYDRLMEETPYEKWDDWLQKVFDQEASTSPAILDVGCGTGTILSKLLKKGYIASGTDLSEEMLAAAKYKLNSEGFHPVLFCQDMRNLNIPESFDVILVLCDSLNYLTKETDVQSAFQSFYRHLNNNGLLIFDVHSLHYIEKVLHGVSFADTAEDVSFIWNAFPTENIGEVEHELTFFIERNDSLYERYDEYHRQRTFSINKYEYLLKTAQFEIKGIHSDFSFDLPQENSDRVFFIAKKVLQ, encoded by the coding sequence ATGAAAGCTTACAGCAGTTTTGCAAGTGTTTATGATCGTTTAATGGAAGAAACGCCTTATGAAAAATGGGATGATTGGCTGCAGAAAGTATTTGATCAAGAAGCATCAACTTCACCAGCAATATTGGATGTAGGCTGCGGTACCGGCACAATATTGAGCAAATTGTTAAAAAAAGGCTATATAGCATCCGGCACCGACCTTTCTGAAGAAATGCTCGCGGCAGCAAAATATAAATTAAATAGTGAAGGGTTTCATCCAGTGCTGTTTTGTCAAGATATGAGAAATTTAAATATACCAGAGAGCTTTGATGTCATTTTAGTGCTTTGTGATTCGTTAAATTACCTCACAAAAGAAACGGACGTGCAATCAGCTTTTCAATCTTTTTATCGTCATTTAAATAATAATGGCCTGCTTATTTTTGATGTTCACTCTTTACACTATATAGAAAAGGTACTCCACGGCGTATCGTTTGCAGATACAGCTGAAGACGTATCTTTTATATGGAATGCTTTTCCTACTGAAAACATTGGGGAAGTGGAGCATGAACTTACTTTTTTTATCGAGCGGAATGATTCGTTATACGAACGGTATGATGAATATCATAGGCAGCGAACATTTTCTATTAATAAATATGAGTATTTATTAAAAACAGCCCAATTTGAAATAAAAGGAATACATTCAGATTTTTCGTTTGATTTGCCTCAAGAAAATAGCGACAGAGTTTTTTTTATAGCAAAAAAGGTTTTACAATAA
- the comER gene encoding late competence protein ComER: MKNIGIVGIGNMGGMLTEVMIERGGIPEKNMFIFNRSLEKSLHFERSFPDLNIANNLPELLQHTDVVFVCVRPAQYKDILSELKKHLTYDHILATITSPVLLEDLEYLPARRVVRTVPSIVNKTGKGPLLLTFGENWTTAEKNSFQDWLSTFSQPISISDDILRVSSDIVSCGPAFISFLIERFIYSAVAETEITLDDAEKLAEKMMISYGYLLQQGHYDLRSLREKVNVPGGITGEGLKVLDKHSEGMFEEVFQRTHQKFREDKQEMQKTLKNFK, from the coding sequence TTGAAAAACATAGGAATAGTTGGGATCGGAAATATGGGCGGGATGCTGACAGAGGTAATGATAGAGCGTGGAGGCATACCGGAAAAAAATATGTTCATTTTTAACCGCTCGTTAGAAAAAAGTCTTCATTTTGAAAGAAGCTTTCCTGATCTAAATATAGCAAATAATTTACCAGAATTATTACAACACACAGATGTTGTTTTCGTATGTGTAAGACCAGCTCAATACAAAGACATCCTTAGTGAATTAAAAAAACATTTAACGTATGATCACATCTTAGCTACTATTACCAGCCCCGTTCTGCTTGAAGACCTTGAGTATCTTCCGGCTAGAAGAGTTGTAAGAACTGTACCAAGCATAGTAAATAAAACGGGTAAAGGACCGTTATTGTTAACTTTTGGAGAAAACTGGACAACAGCAGAGAAAAATTCTTTTCAAGATTGGTTAAGTACGTTTTCTCAGCCAATTTCAATTTCTGATGACATTTTACGTGTTTCAAGTGATATTGTAAGCTGCGGGCCTGCATTTATCAGCTTTTTAATCGAACGATTTATTTATTCGGCTGTTGCTGAAACGGAGATTACATTAGACGACGCAGAAAAACTTGCAGAAAAGATGATGATATCTTATGGATATTTGCTGCAGCAAGGCCACTACGATCTCAGAAGCCTAAGAGAAAAAGTAAACGTTCCAGGCGGAATTACAGGGGAAGGCTTAAAAGTTTTGGATAAACACAGTGAAGGAATGTTCGAAGAAGTATTTCAACGAACGCATCAAAAATTTAGAGAAGATAAACAAGAGATGCAGAAAACACTTAAAAATTTTAAATAA
- a CDS encoding helix-hairpin-helix domain-containing protein codes for MCWKNPAVIFTGFIVLSSLMFIIYISVPKQETGIKNSSAENEDFFQEFAEDVETDSKEAIQKSTLDEIIVLVDVKGQVQHPGVYELKENSRVIDAIDAAGGLTEQGDSTNVNFAERIYDEMVIYVPVQGETSTTNIQSAEKSDKVRINYADASELEFLTGIGPTKAEAIISYREEYGEFKEIEDLTNVSGIGEKSVEQLMEEATIE; via the coding sequence ATGTGTTGGAAAAATCCAGCAGTTATTTTTACAGGTTTTATTGTTTTATCATCCTTAATGTTTATCATTTATATCTCTGTGCCAAAACAAGAAACAGGGATAAAGAACAGCAGTGCAGAGAATGAGGATTTTTTTCAAGAATTTGCAGAAGACGTGGAGACTGATTCTAAAGAAGCCATTCAAAAAAGCACTTTAGATGAAATAATTGTTCTCGTTGATGTAAAAGGGCAGGTTCAACACCCAGGAGTTTATGAATTGAAAGAAAATAGCCGAGTGATTGATGCTATTGATGCTGCCGGAGGATTAACGGAACAAGGCGATTCGACTAATGTTAATTTTGCAGAACGTATATATGACGAAATGGTTATTTACGTACCGGTCCAAGGAGAAACAAGCACAACAAACATACAGTCTGCGGAAAAAAGTGATAAGGTTCGAATAAACTATGCTGATGCCAGTGAATTAGAGTTCCTGACAGGAATTGGCCCGACCAAAGCAGAAGCTATTATTTCTTACCGGGAAGAATATGGAGAGTTTAAGGAGATAGAAGATTTAACGAATGTATCGGGAATAGGAGAAAAGTCAGTGGAACAATTAATGGAAGAAGCAACAATTGAATAG